The following proteins are co-located in the Fusobacteria bacterium ZRK30 genome:
- a CDS encoding DUF305 domain-containing protein: MKKMNIGKISLLITAILLVGCSNLNKPTDSHMDGQTHMETESHMKVDTHMHGEVASVDVFTPVEEFLNLELDNYKDYEVYGHRVMMSDNSKYITKNAGNIFMNYMIPHHEGAIITAQGIIPITKDEELKTLCEGIVTSQVREVKEMQELLSSKRLIDNEVKDFEKLMVKLMDEMMAGMVIPESNLNNEEAESLFLSNMIVHHRGAVKMAEAYLRVGKNTSLLEMNKHIVITQNKEIEIMERLLKNRQM; the protein is encoded by the coding sequence ATGAAAAAGATGAATATCGGAAAAATTTCATTACTGATAACGGCAATTTTGTTGGTTGGATGCAGTAATTTGAATAAACCTACGGACAGCCATATGGATGGGCAGACTCATATGGAGACTGAAAGTCATATGAAGGTGGACACCCATATGCATGGAGAGGTAGCTTCTGTAGATGTATTCACACCTGTGGAAGAATTTTTAAATTTAGAATTAGATAATTATAAGGACTATGAAGTTTATGGGCACAGGGTCATGATGTCAGATAATTCTAAATACATCACTAAAAATGCGGGAAATATTTTTATGAATTATATGATACCCCACCATGAGGGAGCAATAATAACAGCTCAGGGAATAATTCCTATTACTAAAGATGAAGAATTAAAGACCCTGTGTGAAGGGATAGTTACTTCACAGGTAAGGGAAGTAAAGGAGATGCAGGAGTTATTGTCTTCTAAAAGGCTGATTGACAATGAAGTCAAAGATTTCGAAAAACTAATGGTGAAGTTAATGGATGAAATGATGGCAGGGATGGTTATACCTGAAAGTAATTTAAATAATGAGGAAGCAGAATCACTGTTTTTATCCAATATGATAGTGCATCATAGAGGTGCAGTAAAGATGGCGGAAGCATATTTGAGGGTTGGAAAAAATACCAGCTTATTGGAGATGAATAAACATATAGTAATCACTCAGAATAAGGAAATTGAGATTATGGAAAGGCTGTTAAAAAACAGACAGATGTAA
- a CDS encoding patatin-like phospholipase family protein: MKIKFLYILVIYNVFVITLKSEPPVAKDHPMEISSIDSKIELKRTQIMELERLKKSILKKKKSGEKIKVGLALSGGGSKGFAHIGVLRVLEENNIPIDYISGTSMGGIVASLYAVGYNPDEIEVIVKTMDWRYRLSNDPMRMDIPLEEKFRSEKYFASVTYDDKLNFSLPKGVLTGEKSYLKLKELFWDVKDVKSFDEFKPALRIVATDFNTGKAKSFDHGDLALIVSASMAIPTIYDPVKIEDKVYIDGMVSRNLPVEDLFSAGADIVIASDVGAPQIDQLTYNLLTVVSKISTYRGTESTEKQRELATIIIDPDVKLEDATNFDNFDDLISKGESAAEKKLKQLEKYKNSDREKENRRRGALEEVYIDKIEIENSKFLGEEMKKEIVEDHLDKEIPGKVSYKELESLMMKLYAMPYIEKSYYTIDGSTLKISVDENELNFIRVGANYNSDTGAKLAVGTDLTKIGKIGRVTSLEFEAGDYKSVEFDNFWYYGEKNKVGINLKLGYEENPLYIYDERSLKAESTEAHKFIDLSLTTKLFRQFDFSAGLKYIDAENEFDVGSDEYKDILSQKYGYQEAYLKLVLDRKNSSIYPTKGTYLQARHEVGGVGTDDVEYYSELGIIQGHMSVTPKLSLNASLSGGVVSGEHIPLGNHFKIGGINNDLDNNYISFYGYNMMRKLASEFMVGQIGAQYMIYPNIYIIAKANVLTYTGIKDNNSIKDNGNLIFEDFEQGYGITLGYKSIFGPLELSLTNDADSPKSSIISVNMGYVF, translated from the coding sequence ATGAAAATAAAATTTTTATACATATTAGTGATATACAATGTTTTTGTTATTACTCTCAAATCAGAACCACCAGTTGCTAAAGACCACCCCATGGAGATTTCATCTATAGATTCAAAGATTGAGTTAAAAAGAACCCAGATAATGGAGTTGGAAAGGTTAAAAAAGTCAATTTTAAAGAAGAAAAAGTCCGGGGAAAAAATTAAAGTAGGGCTGGCTTTAAGTGGAGGAGGATCTAAAGGGTTTGCTCATATAGGAGTACTCCGGGTTTTGGAGGAGAATAATATCCCTATAGACTATATCAGTGGAACCAGTATGGGAGGGATTGTAGCCAGTTTATATGCTGTAGGCTATAACCCCGATGAGATAGAAGTTATTGTAAAAACTATGGATTGGAGATATAGGTTATCTAATGACCCTATGAGGATGGATATTCCACTGGAAGAAAAATTTAGATCTGAAAAATATTTTGCTTCAGTAACCTATGATGATAAATTGAATTTCAGCCTTCCAAAGGGAGTTCTAACGGGAGAAAAATCATATTTAAAATTAAAGGAGTTATTTTGGGATGTAAAAGATGTGAAATCCTTTGATGAATTTAAACCTGCTTTGAGAATAGTTGCTACAGATTTTAATACGGGAAAAGCTAAAAGTTTTGATCATGGAGACCTGGCTCTGATTGTCAGTGCCAGTATGGCAATCCCCACTATATATGACCCTGTAAAAATAGAAGATAAGGTATATATAGACGGTATGGTTTCCAGGAACCTACCTGTAGAAGATCTCTTTTCAGCAGGGGCTGATATTGTTATTGCCAGTGATGTAGGTGCTCCCCAGATAGACCAGTTGACCTATAATTTACTGACTGTAGTAAGTAAAATTTCTACATACAGAGGGACAGAATCTACAGAAAAACAAAGGGAATTAGCAACTATAATCATAGATCCCGATGTGAAATTAGAAGATGCCACAAACTTTGATAATTTTGACGACCTGATCTCTAAAGGGGAGTCGGCAGCTGAGAAAAAGTTAAAACAATTAGAAAAATATAAAAATTCAGACAGAGAGAAAGAAAATAGGAGAAGAGGAGCCCTGGAGGAAGTTTACATAGATAAGATCGAGATTGAGAACTCTAAATTTTTAGGAGAAGAGATGAAAAAGGAAATAGTAGAAGATCATCTGGATAAAGAGATCCCGGGAAAGGTAAGTTATAAGGAATTGGAGAGCTTGATGATGAAACTTTATGCAATGCCATATATAGAAAAATCTTACTATACAATTGACGGGTCTACCTTAAAGATAAGTGTAGATGAAAATGAACTGAACTTTATAAGGGTCGGGGCAAATTATAATTCTGATACAGGGGCAAAGTTAGCTGTAGGAACAGATCTTACAAAAATAGGAAAGATAGGAAGGGTAACATCTTTAGAGTTTGAGGCAGGGGACTATAAAAGTGTTGAATTTGATAATTTTTGGTATTATGGGGAAAAAAATAAAGTAGGAATAAATTTAAAGTTGGGATACGAGGAGAATCCTCTATATATCTATGATGAGAGAAGTTTAAAGGCTGAATCTACAGAGGCTCATAAATTTATTGATCTCAGCTTAACAACTAAATTATTCAGGCAATTTGATTTTTCTGCAGGATTAAAATATATAGATGCTGAAAATGAATTTGATGTAGGCTCCGATGAATATAAAGATATTTTAAGTCAAAAATATGGATATCAAGAAGCGTATTTGAAGCTGGTATTGGACAGGAAAAATAGTTCAATCTATCCTACCAAGGGGACTTATTTACAGGCCAGGCATGAGGTAGGTGGAGTAGGTACCGATGATGTAGAATATTATAGTGAATTGGGGATAATACAGGGTCATATGTCAGTAACTCCAAAACTCTCATTAAATGCATCTTTAAGCGGGGGAGTAGTCAGTGGTGAGCATATTCCCTTGGGAAATCATTTTAAAATCGGAGGAATAAACAATGATTTAGATAACAACTACATCTCATTTTATGGTTACAATATGATGAGAAAGTTAGCTTCTGAATTTATGGTAGGACAGATAGGAGCCCAGTATATGATCTACCCAAATATATATATTATAGCTAAAGCTAATGTATTAACTTATACAGGTATAAAGGACAATAATTCTATAAAAGATAACGGTAACTTGATATTTGAAGATTTCGAACAGGGATATGGTATAACTTTAGGGTATAAATCTATTTTCGGGCCGCTGGAACTTTCATTGACAAATGATGCAGATTCTCCTAAAAGTTCCATAATATCTGTTAATATGGGATATGTATTTTAA
- a CDS encoding FtsX-like permease family protein has translation MIVKMAFRNIFRHRIRSVLTLASLAFGIFFIIVGIGLNIGMERRIIKIMRETETGDYKLYGRGYFKEKYENIDDRLDFLISKEVLPILKKYDHSSRLVFSGVITDGRYDYPVRVIGGDREVEENFFKRSSYLTHGNLGVVISSTLAKDLDLHVGDPFILRGTTAKESLNAIDLVITGIIKTGGLEFDLNTVLIDLKSAQEFAETDDVNDISLRGEISPADLKSLKRLGVETISYLDELFDLIVITKLKVKVVIILSCIILFMSGVGIVNTMLMAMLERQKEIGILMANGLKPKEIMKLFLLEGSILGGIGSGIGFILGGTLVYYYEVVGIPIPSLARELSTTIPLSDRIYGYFDPKLNLLFLIFGVVIAAIASFYPAYKATQLNPIDVIRE, from the coding sequence ATGATAGTAAAGATGGCTTTTAGGAATATATTCAGGCACCGCATCAGATCAGTTTTAACATTGGCCAGTTTAGCTTTTGGAATTTTCTTTATAATTGTAGGCATAGGATTAAATATAGGGATGGAGAGAAGAATCATTAAAATAATGAGGGAAACAGAAACTGGAGACTATAAACTCTACGGAAGGGGTTATTTTAAAGAAAAATATGAAAATATTGATGATCGTTTAGATTTTCTTATTTCAAAAGAAGTTCTCCCTATTTTAAAGAAATACGATCATAGCAGCCGACTGGTTTTTTCAGGAGTTATAACCGATGGAAGATATGATTATCCTGTCAGGGTCATTGGCGGGGACAGGGAAGTTGAAGAGAATTTTTTTAAAAGAAGTTCCTACCTCACCCACGGTAATCTGGGGGTAGTTATCTCCTCTACTCTGGCCAAAGACTTAGATCTGCATGTGGGAGATCCATTTATTTTAAGGGGAACTACAGCTAAAGAGAGTTTAAACGCCATAGACCTGGTCATCACAGGAATAATAAAAACAGGGGGACTGGAATTTGATCTCAATACTGTATTGATAGATTTAAAATCAGCTCAGGAGTTTGCCGAAACCGATGATGTCAACGACATCTCTTTAAGGGGGGAGATCTCTCCTGCTGATTTAAAGAGTTTAAAAAGGTTAGGAGTAGAAACAATCTCCTACTTAGATGAACTCTTTGATCTCATAGTCATAACTAAACTTAAAGTAAAGGTGGTTATAATCCTGAGCTGTATTATTTTATTCATGTCTGGAGTGGGGATAGTCAATACCATGCTCATGGCAATGCTGGAAAGACAAAAAGAAATAGGGATATTAATGGCCAATGGTCTAAAGCCCAAAGAGATTATGAAGTTATTTCTCTTGGAAGGGAGTATCCTGGGAGGGATAGGCAGCGGTATCGGGTTTATTTTAGGAGGAACTCTGGTTTATTACTATGAGGTAGTAGGGATTCCGATTCCCTCCCTTGCTCGGGAACTGTCCACCACCATCCCCCTTTCCGACAGGATCTATGGATATTTTGATCCTAAATTAAATTTATTATTTTTGATATTCGGGGTAGTTATAGCTGCCATAGCAAGTTTTTACCCGGCTTATAAGGCAACTCAGCTAAATCCTATCGACGTTATAAGGGAGTAG
- a CDS encoding nitroreductase family protein: MIDKLIRETRSFRSFEKVKISKKELEEVIEIARYSSSARNAQCIRYVLISNEEICSQIFPHTKWAGFINWNPTKEESPTAYILMLNEKKIGVTETMFNFDMGIASQNIMLKLRDMKYGGCLLGAYNKPVIKDLLEISDDYDLGILIAIGKPKESVEIIDTTSDTRYFRSNDIHYVPKLRKADLIIKNI; encoded by the coding sequence TTGATTGATAAATTAATTAGAGAGACGAGATCTTTTAGGAGTTTTGAAAAGGTAAAAATCAGTAAAAAAGAGTTAGAAGAAGTTATTGAAATAGCCAGATATTCTAGTTCTGCTAGAAATGCACAATGTATAAGATATGTCTTAATCTCAAATGAGGAAATTTGCAGTCAAATATTTCCGCATACTAAGTGGGCCGGATTTATAAATTGGAATCCTACTAAAGAGGAATCTCCGACAGCTTATATCCTGATGTTAAATGAAAAAAAAATAGGTGTTACTGAAACCATGTTTAATTTTGATATGGGAATTGCCAGCCAAAATATCATGTTGAAGTTGAGAGATATGAAGTATGGTGGCTGCCTTCTCGGTGCCTATAATAAACCTGTGATAAAAGATCTTTTGGAGATTTCAGATGACTATGATTTAGGTATCTTGATTGCCATCGGTAAACCCAAAGAAAGTGTAGAGATCATAGATACCACTTCTGATACCAGGTATTTCAGGTCCAATGATATCCACTATGTTCCAAAGTTAAGAAAAGCAGATCTAATTATAAAAAACATATAA
- a CDS encoding outer membrane lipoprotein-sorting protein, protein MKILFIFFLLSNLIFSMSSKEILTRLDYNMTPKSVSYSGEMIIHREDKKYTKKFIMDAVGNERSFIVFKYPARDRGTKYLRNGKNLWIYMPSTSRTIKISKHMLKESMMGSDISYDDQTDRNKYSTLYDSKIIDETPDQYVVDLIRKEGEEAKYYRQILWINKNTLTIDKGEMYANSGKLLKEYIVDEIKKIEDRYYITIFRIDDKLKKNSYTELILTDIKLNPDLSESVFTLKNLERK, encoded by the coding sequence ATGAAAATATTATTTATTTTTTTTCTTTTATCAAATTTAATCTTTAGTATGAGTTCCAAGGAAATTTTAACCCGGTTAGACTATAATATGACCCCTAAAAGCGTCAGTTATAGCGGGGAGATGATCATCCACAGGGAAGATAAAAAATATACAAAAAAATTTATTATGGATGCTGTGGGAAACGAAAGATCTTTTATTGTATTTAAATATCCTGCCAGAGACAGAGGGACTAAGTATTTGAGAAATGGAAAAAACCTATGGATCTATATGCCCAGCACATCCAGAACAATAAAAATTTCAAAACATATGCTGAAGGAAAGTATGATGGGAAGTGATATCTCCTACGATGACCAGACCGATAGAAATAAATACAGCACCCTCTATGACTCCAAAATCATTGACGAAACTCCTGACCAATATGTCGTGGACTTAATCAGAAAAGAAGGAGAGGAAGCTAAATATTACAGGCAGATCCTCTGGATAAATAAAAACACCCTTACCATAGATAAGGGTGAGATGTATGCTAATTCCGGTAAATTGTTAAAAGAATATATAGTTGATGAAATCAAAAAAATTGAAGACAGATACTATATAACAATATTTCGTATAGACGATAAATTAAAGAAAAATTCTTATACCGAGTTAATTTTAACTGATATAAAGTTAAACCCCGATCTGTCTGAATCTGTCTTTACCCTTAAAAACCTGGAAAGAAAGTAA
- a CDS encoding ABC transporter ATP-binding protein has protein sequence MTIVEGKEITKIYKHGKVEVRAIDNINFKIDSGDFAVIAGPSGSGKTTILNIIGAMDSVTEGKIIIHNQDISLLNKDERADFRRDKIGFIFQSYNLIPVLTVYENIEFALDLCEKHSPTEKKEKIDKLLHELGIFQLKDRRPSELSGGQQQRVAIARALIKDPILVLADEPTANLDTQTGKEVLDLMVKINLEKKTTFIFSSHDIMIIEKARRIIKIRDGKIEGEEYDSKDGF, from the coding sequence ATGACAATTGTAGAAGGAAAAGAAATAACAAAGATATATAAACATGGAAAGGTAGAGGTCAGAGCCATAGATAATATCAACTTTAAGATAGATTCTGGTGATTTTGCCGTAATAGCAGGTCCCTCCGGTTCGGGGAAAACGACTATTTTAAATATTATAGGTGCCATGGACTCTGTCACTGAGGGCAAAATTATTATCCATAACCAGGATATCAGCCTTTTGAATAAAGATGAAAGGGCGGATTTTAGGAGGGATAAAATAGGATTTATCTTCCAGAGTTATAACCTCATTCCTGTACTGACAGTCTATGAAAATATTGAATTTGCTCTGGATCTCTGTGAAAAACACAGCCCTACAGAAAAAAAAGAGAAGATTGATAAGCTTCTCCATGAATTAGGGATTTTCCAGCTGAAAGACCGAAGGCCTTCGGAACTCTCCGGGGGTCAGCAACAGAGGGTTGCCATAGCTCGTGCCCTTATCAAAGATCCCATCCTGGTTTTGGCAGATGAGCCCACTGCAAATTTAGATACCCAGACCGGAAAGGAGGTCTTAGATCTAATGGTAAAAATAAATTTAGAAAAAAAGACCACATTTATCTTTTCCTCCCATGACATCATGATCATTGAGAAGGCCAGAAGGATTATAAAGATAAGGGACGGGAAGATAGAAGGTGAGGAATATGATAGTAAAGATGGCTTTTAG
- a CDS encoding ABC transporter permease, producing MLLSIVFKNLKRNKKRSFLTILIILIATAGMTFGLSWIEGEKNLFLESGKRMTGDVRITAPDYELRSRSLDVSSNFSYSKIKKVAEKIPVKNIGVGRIKFGGLIYFNEKHEKALGTGIENKDEKIIGFDKFIYSGRFLKNNNEIIIGETLKRRLNLKLGDNVTLLTQTQDKSLYSLNYDIVGFYKMDNTRLNKSFYITLASSQYLLDMEDKITEYLIYSNNNEDLIKKFLTENTDKTVLVKRWDEIGMNESFTQVLPFIQGIFIFIFATLAGLSISNTMLMTVFERRHEIGLLKALGMKEREIKKIFILEGGLMGSIGGIAGLILGGGIALYLGRVGVNFGDMIESFTSELNIKGVIYPHLTIFVVILSLTVALATSILATFLAVFSEVKKEAVENMRNE from the coding sequence ATGTTACTTAGTATAGTTTTTAAAAATTTAAAACGAAATAAAAAAAGATCTTTTTTAACTATCCTGATTATTTTGATAGCCACTGCTGGAATGACATTTGGGCTCAGCTGGATAGAGGGGGAAAAAAATCTGTTTTTAGAAAGCGGTAAAAGAATGACAGGTGATGTGAGGATAACGGCACCAGATTATGAACTCCGGTCCAGGAGCTTAGATGTTTCATCTAACTTTTCATACTCCAAAATAAAAAAAGTGGCTGAAAAAATCCCTGTAAAAAACATCGGTGTAGGCCGGATAAAATTCGGCGGTCTGATCTATTTTAATGAAAAACATGAAAAAGCTTTGGGAACGGGGATAGAAAATAAAGATGAAAAAATTATCGGGTTTGATAAGTTTATCTATTCCGGAAGATTTTTAAAAAATAACAATGAAATTATTATCGGTGAAACTCTCAAAAGAAGACTCAATTTAAAATTAGGGGATAATGTTACCCTTCTTACCCAGACCCAGGATAAATCCCTCTATTCTCTTAACTATGATATAGTCGGGTTCTATAAGATGGATAATACCAGATTAAATAAAAGTTTCTATATCACCCTTGCAAGCAGCCAATACCTTTTAGATATGGAAGATAAAATAACCGAATATCTTATATACTCCAACAACAACGAGGACCTCATAAAAAAATTTTTAACTGAAAATACAGATAAAACTGTCCTTGTAAAGAGATGGGATGAAATAGGAATGAATGAAAGTTTCACTCAGGTTTTACCCTTTATCCAGGGAATATTTATCTTTATCTTTGCCACTCTGGCTGGTCTCAGTATCTCCAATACCATGCTTATGACTGTCTTTGAGAGACGCCATGAAATCGGACTTTTAAAAGCTCTGGGGATGAAGGAAAGGGAGATCAAAAAAATATTTATTCTGGAAGGAGGACTCATGGGATCCATAGGAGGGATTGCAGGACTTATATTAGGAGGGGGAATAGCTCTCTACTTAGGCAGGGTAGGAGTAAATTTTGGCGACATGATCGAATCCTTTACAAGTGAATTAAATATAAAGGGAGTTATATACCCTCATTTAACTATTTTTGTCGTAATTTTAAGTCTCACTGTTGCCCTTGCCACCTCTATCTTAGCTACTTTTTTAGCTGTCTTTTCAGAGGTAAAAAAAGAAGCCGTGGAGAATATGAGAAATGAGTAA
- a CDS encoding CBS domain-containing protein, producing MEIITCHIYADLDALSSMVLIKKLYPNGILVFPGHIGKSVKAFVNLYQNFLQVKKIKDIQMDKVSKLIVVDTSKKNRIGLFEQLLEKEDVEVVIYDHHKISENDIKNRRIIRKNYGSNTTNILEVLLDADPDIEFDEIEATLGLMGIYEDTGNFSFDSTTPKDLEMASYLLQNNGDLSKVNEYVQKGLEKEQLEIFIELIENSEFIDIDGEVAQLTYYKSNDFIFGMDELINKIQYLEKSSLCVILCGNDKRISIVGRSSNKINVAEILKDYKVGGHEYAVSGVIRDQNMEKLYEDIKRRIKSVIKPSKKSIDIMNTPVKTILRDTKIKLAYKIMYRMGYGGLPIVEDGKIVGIITRNSVDKALNHGFSNAPVSAYMTSEVVTADIDLSVEELKALVVEKGIGRVPIVDGEGRILGIVTRTDILKSIYSKNPVRRAKKLKFESEIRNDIEEVVPEELLKLLKVIEAVSKKRDEKVFLVGGIVRDLILGINNKDIDIVVEGDGIKFALELKEMLGAKKVRIHEKFKTAVVVVHDDLKLDIASSRLEYYEYPTSLPVVEYGNIRDDMYRRDFSINAMALEIDSYNFGKLIDFYSGYDDLANKKIRILHNLSFIEDPTRIIRAFRFAARYGFELEKDTEIFLKNAIDDGFLKKISWPRVKQELEILFSDKNLTRGMGFLNKYNVFKEINSNIEYDLEMKKNIEKIESLEELLNFVNIKKWLLVFLIILENLEKKELDLVFKKFNFSNKFIEKYDYGILIREKILDKLDSANKNSDIYNALKNISMEIITLIYIQNRKEKIKIKIENYIYNLSKIKPLIRGEDLLKNGDVPGVEFKEKLNTYFMKQLDMEEPTKEKILKM from the coding sequence ATGGAAATAATAACTTGTCATATATATGCAGACTTAGATGCACTTTCTTCTATGGTTTTAATAAAAAAGTTATATCCCAATGGGATATTAGTTTTCCCGGGACATATCGGGAAAAGTGTAAAAGCTTTTGTAAACCTATATCAAAATTTTTTACAGGTGAAAAAAATAAAAGATATCCAGATGGACAAGGTGAGTAAACTTATAGTTGTGGATACTTCAAAAAAAAATAGGATAGGATTATTCGAGCAATTATTGGAGAAGGAAGATGTAGAGGTTGTAATCTATGATCACCACAAGATTAGTGAAAATGATATAAAGAATAGGAGGATTATTAGGAAAAATTACGGTTCTAATACCACCAATATATTAGAAGTTCTCCTGGATGCTGATCCGGATATTGAATTTGATGAGATAGAAGCTACTTTGGGTCTTATGGGGATCTATGAAGATACAGGAAACTTCAGTTTTGACAGCACTACCCCAAAGGATTTGGAGATGGCATCTTATTTATTGCAAAATAATGGGGATCTGTCCAAGGTCAACGAGTATGTCCAAAAAGGGTTGGAAAAGGAGCAGTTGGAAATATTTATAGAACTTATCGAGAACTCCGAATTTATAGATATCGATGGAGAGGTAGCACAACTAACCTACTATAAAAGCAATGATTTTATTTTTGGTATGGATGAGCTGATAAATAAGATACAGTATCTGGAAAAATCCAGTCTATGTGTTATTTTATGTGGAAACGATAAGAGGATAAGTATAGTAGGAAGGTCTTCAAATAAAATAAATGTAGCTGAAATTTTAAAAGACTACAAGGTAGGAGGGCATGAATATGCTGTCTCAGGTGTAATCAGAGATCAAAATATGGAAAAATTATACGAGGATATAAAAAGAAGGATAAAAAGTGTGATTAAACCCAGTAAAAAATCGATAGACATAATGAATACTCCTGTTAAAACTATCTTAAGAGATACAAAAATTAAACTTGCTTATAAAATAATGTATCGGATGGGTTATGGGGGGTTACCCATTGTGGAAGACGGAAAAATTGTAGGAATAATTACAAGGAACAGTGTAGACAAAGCTTTAAATCATGGGTTCTCAAATGCACCTGTAAGTGCCTATATGACATCGGAAGTAGTCACAGCAGATATAGATCTAAGTGTTGAAGAATTAAAAGCTCTTGTTGTGGAAAAGGGGATCGGGAGAGTTCCAATAGTTGATGGAGAGGGAAGGATACTTGGAATAGTAACCAGAACCGATATATTGAAATCTATCTACAGTAAAAATCCAGTAAGGAGAGCTAAAAAATTAAAATTTGAATCGGAGATAAGAAATGATATAGAAGAGGTAGTCCCGGAAGAACTCTTGAAATTGTTAAAAGTTATAGAAGCGGTATCAAAAAAAAGAGATGAAAAAGTATTCTTAGTAGGAGGGATTGTGAGAGACCTTATCCTGGGAATAAACAACAAAGATATTGATATAGTAGTGGAGGGAGATGGAATAAAGTTTGCTCTGGAACTAAAGGAGATGCTGGGGGCAAAAAAAGTAAGGATACATGAAAAATTCAAAACAGCAGTGGTAGTGGTCCATGATGATTTAAAACTGGATATAGCCAGTTCAAGGCTGGAATACTATGAATATCCAACTTCCCTTCCGGTGGTGGAATATGGAAATATCAGAGATGATATGTATAGGAGAGATTTTAGTATAAATGCCATGGCTTTGGAGATCGACAGTTATAATTTTGGCAAACTCATTGATTTTTATAGTGGATATGATGACCTTGCTAATAAAAAAATAAGAATTTTGCATAATTTGAGTTTTATAGAAGATCCTACAAGGATAATCAGGGCCTTTAGGTTTGCAGCCAGATATGGATTTGAACTGGAAAAAGATACGGAAATATTTTTAAAAAATGCAATAGATGACGGGTTTTTGAAGAAAATATCCTGGCCCCGGGTTAAACAGGAGTTAGAGATATTGTTTTCCGATAAAAACTTAACCAGGGGGATGGGATTTTTAAATAAATATAATGTATTCAAAGAAATTAACTCTAATATTGAATATGACTTGGAGATGAAGAAAAATATAGAAAAAATAGAAAGCCTTGAGGAGCTTCTAAATTTTGTTAATATTAAAAAATGGTTATTGGTGTTTTTGATCATACTAGAAAATTTAGAGAAAAAAGAACTGGATCTGGTATTTAAAAAATTTAATTTTTCAAATAAATTTATAGAAAAGTATGATTATGGTATATTAATAAGGGAGAAAATACTGGATAAGTTAGATTCAGCAAATAAAAACTCAGATATATATAATGCATTAAAGAATATATCTATGGAAATAATAACTCTGATTTATATTCAAAACAGAAAGGAAAAAATAAAAATAAAAATTGAAAACTATATCTATAATCTGTCTAAAATAAAACCTCTTATCAGAGGGGAAGATCTTCTTAAAAACGGAGATGTGCCAGGTGTAGAGTTCAAGGAAAAACTAAATACCTATTTTATGAAACAGCTGGATATGGAAGAACCGACCAAGGAAAAAATATTAAAAATGTAG